From a single Jatrophihabitans sp. genomic region:
- a CDS encoding YbjN domain-containing protein translates to MPGRLRSIAASAASAVAAAKAGVEQRRSGEPPIGRREGPTVLPSNKVLQGILKEYSLRSMIDDDGDLAVRWDNFSIYFFHYGPDEEVLQARLYLNRRFEVELRPTLALVLDDWNRSKLFPKAYTVLPDDGLVGICAEQAFDFEGGITRQQLKFTVGMWLQNLQQFADWTEEHV, encoded by the coding sequence GTGCCTGGTCGTCTGCGTAGCATCGCCGCCTCGGCCGCCTCGGCCGTGGCGGCGGCCAAAGCGGGCGTGGAGCAGCGCCGGTCGGGTGAGCCGCCGATCGGACGGCGCGAGGGTCCCACTGTGCTGCCCAGCAACAAGGTGTTGCAGGGCATCCTGAAGGAGTACTCGCTGCGCTCGATGATCGACGACGACGGCGACCTCGCGGTGCGCTGGGACAACTTCAGCATCTACTTCTTCCACTACGGCCCGGACGAAGAGGTGCTGCAGGCCCGTCTTTACCTCAACCGCAGGTTCGAGGTCGAGTTGCGACCGACGCTGGCCCTGGTGCTCGACGACTGGAATCGCAGCAAGCTGTTTCCCAAGGCCTACACGGTGCTTCCCGACGACGGCCTGGTCGGCATCTGCGCCGAGCAGGCCTTCGACTTCGAGGGCGGGATCACCCGGCAGCAGCTGAAGTTCACCGTCGGCATGTGGTTGCAGAACCTGCAGCAGTTCGCCGACTGGACCGAGGAGCACGTCTGA